In Pyrus communis chromosome 15, drPyrComm1.1, whole genome shotgun sequence, the genomic stretch ATTTGAACACTCTATCTCAGCCTATGAGCTAAGACAGAACATCAATCAAACTTGTAATCCTCTTTAATCAATTCATCAATTTACATATTAACTCTCCCCCTAAATTGTGAATTGATACTCCCAATTGCTCTCTGAGATGACAAAACTGCTCCTTGGCCAGTGCCTTTGTGAATATGCCTGCTACCTGATCTTTGGTTGGGCACAGTACGCCAAATCAATGATTCCATTTTACAAAGCCTCATTGATAAAGTGATACCTTCGGTTGATGTGcttagttttatggtgaaaaATAGGGTTCTTGGTGATTGCAATAGTAGAGGTGCTATCACAATTCAAGGGAGTTGCCACAGTCTGTGTTTCACCAAAATCCTCTAACACAAACCTTAACCAAGTTGCTTGTGCAAGAGCTTCTGGTGCACTGATATACTCTACTTCAACTGTGGATAATGCAACACAATGTTTCTTGACTGAGGACCAGGAAAATACTCCACTTCCGAAAGTGAATGCATATCCTGAAGTGCTTCTCATATCATTTTCGGATCCACTCCAGTCACTATCATAGAATCCAAACAATATTGCACCTTGACCTTTCTTGTACTCCAAACCATAGTCGAAGGTTCCTTGTATGTACCTCAGTACCCTTTTAGCAGCTCCATAGTGCTTATTAGTTTAGTAGTGCATAAACCTTGCTAATAAGCAAGTAGCATACATGATAATGGGCCTAGTTACAGTAAGATACAACAAGCTGCCAACAATTTTTCTGAACTATGCTACATGTATAGCTCCACTATCATCATCCTTTCTCAGTTTGTCACCTGGAACAAGTGGGATACTAACAGGTTTACAATCCTGTAATCCAAATTTCTTAAGTAAGGAAGTAGCATACttcttttgatgaatgaaaaTGCTACTTTCAGTTTGCATAACCCCCATTCCAAGAAAATGGTGCAGTAAACCCAAATCTGTCATATAATACTTATGCATCATATCAGTCTAGAATTCTTCTATCATTTCAATACCACTGCCAGTATAAATGATATCATCAATATAAATTGACACAATGAGTATTCCTTCACCCTTCTTCCTTTTTGTATACAAAGTTGCTTCACTGTCACTCTTCTTGAATCCACAATCTTCAAAATGAGCATCAATTTCACTGTACCAAgcccttggtgcttgtttcagtCCATAAAGAGCTTTGTGTAGCTTGTAAACCTTGGCTTCTTCTCCTTTTACAATAAACCCATCTGGTTGATTCACATACACTTCTTCTTGGAGTACACCATTCAAGAAAGCAGACTTAACATCTAGTTGAAATAGCTACCAATTGTTCTTTGCAGCTAGAGCAACCAATGTTCTTATAGTATCCAACCTTGCAACAGGTGCAAATGTCTCATTGTAATCCACACTAGGCTTTTGTGCATATCCCTTGGCCACCAATCTTGCTTTGTTTTTCTGCACAGATCCATCTAGATTCAACTTTGTCTTGTATACCCACTTTACCCCAATTACTGGCTTGTCAAGTGGTCTATTCACCAAGTTCCAGGTCTGGTTCTTCTCTATCATATTTATTTCATCTTGCATTGTATCCTTCCAAGCTTTATCTTGTGCAACATCATCAAAGCTTTCAGGTTCAACAATGCACAGATTGCAGTGTTCATATACCTCACTTAGATTTCTCCATTTCAAGGGAATTGAGTCAAATGCTTCTGTATCCACAGGGTGTATTTGTACACTTTCACCCCGAACACTTGACCTTTCACAAGAAATAGAAGATGATATCTTGGAAAACTCTCCAACTTCACTAGCATCTATTTCTCTAAACTCAGGTGGAATTAAAGGAACACATATTTCCTTCACTTTGTTTTCTTCCCAATTCCACTTCCCATTCTCATCAAACATTTCATCTCTAGACACAATCACCTTCATGGTAGTTGGATTTAGAGTTCTATATCCTTTCTCACAAGCTCCATATCTAATAAAGATTCCTTTTACATTTGATACTTCCAGCTTATGTCTCCAATCTCCAGGTATTAGAGAATAGCATACAACACCAAATACCTTCAGATGTTTAATCCCTGGTCTTCTTCCACTATAGTCTTCAAATGGTGTAACACTGTCTAATGCACTTATAGGAAATCTGTTCAATAAGTAGAGTGCAGTGTTGACTGCTTCTCCCCATAGTTTGTAGGGTAGTCATTTCTCATGCAGCATGTTTTTAGCCATTTCCACTATTGTCATATTCTTCCTTTCTGCcactccattttgctgtggagtaTATGACACAGTGAGCTATCTTTCTATCCCAATTGATTCACAAAATGCATTAAACTCAGTGGAAGTGCCTCTATCACTTCTTAATTTCTTCAGGGAATAACCACATTGCAGTTCAACCATAGCTCTAAACTTTTTGAATATCCTAAACACTTCTGATTTATTTCTCATAAAGTAGATCCAAAACATTATTGAACAGTCATCAATGAATATGAGGAAGTATCCATTCCCACTTGTGGTTGGAACCTTCATAGGTCCACAGACATCAGAATGTATCAGTTTTAATGGTTCATGTGCTCTTCATGTGTTCTCCCTAAGAAATGACTCCTTATGATGCTTCCCAAGTACACAACCTTGACATACATCATCATTATCTTGGATTTTAGGCAGCCCCAATACCATTCCTTGACTCTGTAACAGCTTGAGAGTCTTGAAATTTAGGTGCCCAAATCTTTTGTGCCACAtctttgcatcttcttgcacattTGTTCTCAATGCAAGTTCTTTGTTGGTACTGAAAATCAAAGGAAAGCATCTATTTCCCTTCTGTTTCACACTAACCACCAGATTTCTTAAAGACATGTCATCAAACACATCCACTCTATAATCTCCAAACAGAAGAAAATAACCATGCTCTGTCATCTGTCCTACATTGAGCAAGTTCTCTACAAGTCCAGGTATAAGCATTACTTCTCTTATGTATCTTTTGCCTTTCATTGTTTCAATGATCAGTGTCCCTTTTCCAGCCACTTCAACCAAGACTCCAGTGCCTACTTGGACCTTGGCTTTCACATTTCTGTCAATGTCAACAAGGAAATCTTTCCTGGATGTCATATGATTACTACATCTCACTTATCTTCTTCACTCCCCCAGAATGATTAGCATAAAATAGGTTTCCAGCTTCCTCTACCTGATTAGTAAAATTCACTTGATGCACAGCCTTGTTTGTATTGCAGTATCTTGCAATATGACCAATTTTGCTACACTTGTGACACTTGACTTTGTTCTTAACCCAACATTCTCCATAGTGTAATCTATCACATATTTTACACTTATCCCCAGTGTTATTGGCATCACTCTTCACAGGGAAACTAGCCTTATTACCCCAATCAGCCTTGTTACCCCATTGTTTCCCTCTTGGCTTAAAATTCTTTTAGTATTTGCTACTGTTTGGCTGACCATCAAACCTATGGTGTCTAAGTCCTTAGTATTATCTATCACAGTTGCAATACTATCATAGGACTTAGGTAGGCTAATTAACAACTTCTGAACAATTCTTTGATTACTCAGATCTTCACCATagctttttatttgattaatcaaatcaaacagtTTAGCAATATACACAGAAAGAGAATCATTATCATTCATGCGAGTATATTCAAAATCTTGCCTAAGACCTTAGAGTTTCACAGATCTTACTTGCTTGTCACCAACAAATTCTTATTTCAGAATGTCCCAAGTAGCCTTTGCACTTTCCTGAGTTGCAATTCTTGGGAAAATTTGATCTGAAACAGCACCTTGGATAATTCCAAGTGCTCTAGCATCCTTGACCGTATTCTCACACATTAGCTTCTTTTCCGCCTTCATGAGCTCCTCCTCTTTCTTCACCGGAGTTTCGTAGCTGTTCTCAACCAGATTCCACAGTTCGTGTGAATGGAAAATggttttcattttgatttgccAGAATTCAAAATTCTCGCCATTGAAGATTGGCGTTCTCAGTTCTCCTCCTTCAGATCCAGCCATGTTAGACTCGATCACTGATATGAACTCGAATCACTGCAAAAGCTTGTTACTGTGAATCCAAGCTCAACCCTCACAGACATGATGCCCAGAGATTTTTAGATCCAacctggctctgaggccatgttaacGATTAGGAATGAAATGCAGAACTCTtaggcaagaagaagaagaaaagacgCTTAGAATTTCAATCAGAAAATTTAGAGAATATTACTCTGCAAATTCTTCCATATATTCAGGGAAAATGCTCACTGAGCATGTGAGCTCACACATCAACAAAATACCCgttagaggagagagagagacaaatcCTCAATTCAATCTCAGCCATCCATTTCATTCTCTACTTGGATTTAAGATACTTGTCCACTATCAAGCCCTATGAGACTTAACTAACACATTAACACCTCCTTTCTTTCTACTTGCACTAGTTGcgacagagagagagggaaagggaaGAGTGGGGATCTCACCGCCATGGATTACGTCGCCggtaaatttgtaatttttgttactgttatttgttaatttatccgttttttttttttttttttgaaggtcAGTTAATTAATCAGTTAATAGTGTTGCTGTTATGATTTAGTTTAATTAATCAGTTAATAATGCTGGTGCTAATGATTTAGTTTTAGTATAACGATGCTTTTAATGATTTGGTTTTGAGTTTAAATCTGATTAGCGAAAATCGGAGGGTTTAAGGTTATGCACTTGCTTTGGATGTGACTgccaaagaaattcaaacttcTGCTAAGGTAATTATCGATAATTGGATTGTTTAATGCGAACAAACGTGGTAGTGAAATGTTAAATTTTATGGCTACAAGTTTCTAATTAGAATACTAATGCTGCAATTCATGATGATCAATATGTTCTGACTTAAACAGTTATTGCAAATGTATTGTTGCTTTGTGATGAATGAGTTATCTTTCGCATATAAGACTTTTTGTTTCTCGATATTAAATCTAAAATAGAGATTTCAAAGCAAAACGTTGATCCAGCATAAGCGAGTTGTGATTTTGTagtttttatatgttttcagATAAAGTTAGGATATGCAGAGATTAGAAAGTGAAAAAGGGCAAAGGAAAGCGATGCTGACTCACGAAAGATGGTTCAAGTCTCTATTGGAGGTACATTGGATTTATGTTTCTGATGTGTTAAGTACATTGTTAGGACTATAGATTTGGATTGAACTCAATGTTGTCCGTGTAtataaatatgtgtgtgtgaatatatgtgtgtgtatatagatTTATACATAAAGGGAAGATGGATGGATAGGTGTATGCTTAGTCCGTAAAAGAAGAGAGAACAAAAACCACACCAAACAACTCGCATTTAaagctctttttctttttctcttttgacaTAAATCTCTCTTTGTTAGATTGCTAGGGGGCTGCACTGTGTGAGGGCCATGTATGTTTTATTACAGTCGTATCCATGGTTTTGGGAACTGGAGAAAAGAAGTGGAATAAACCATTTGCATGGCAAAGGCCGACTTGATTCTTTCTCGAATTTGTAGTGCACAAAAAAGGTTTAGTATATATGTGAAGGGGATAAGAGAAGGCAGATATGCAAATGTTGTATCAGAGATGATTTCTTTACAGAGTTCGGTGCTTACATTTGTAATTTTAAGATCAGTGTGGATGTTTCATAACATTGAAGGATCCCATATTCCAAGAATTGTTATTGCATTCGTTTCGTGATTTGAGTAGTGAAATATATCTATGAATTGTCTTTTTTCTTGGTCAAAATAAAAGTTTATATTGTACTAATAAATTATTTCAAGTATATGTCTGAATGCGGCTGGTGAATTTGGACTGAGTTTGATATGTTGATCGCTTGAAGTGAATCGCTTTGTAACTATGATTTGATTTTCAAGAGATTAAATCACTGCCTTAGGCATCCTAATTCCTAAGAAATCTATTGAGCTATGTTGTTTTTAGTAGGAAATTATGGTTGCTGGTGTTAGCAATGGATTGAGTCTTTCTATTTGCTATGATTGTATATCTAAACAAGCATGACCTTAAATTAGGTGCAAATAACAAATTTTGTTCACAAAAGAAAATGGATAGGTGTATGgttattaaattttgtttttcttccattacgttatttgatttttttggttgttaCTACCGTGAAATCAAATCCGTTCAATGCATTACGCTTCCAACAGAAGCGCGACGTTCATGAactattttctttcaattgcTCCTTAAACATAAGAGGGCATGCTAGCATATACTCTTTGGCACAAGGTAGAATAAAACTTATGTAATCAACTCATTTTTCATGTCATGCCATGTTGGTTTGTCAAAGTTTATTTGGATTGTTATGAACCTATAATTATGTTATCCGAACTACAGCATATAAACTTGGTTGCTTCCTTCTGACGCCAATGAGGCACAAATGTTGTTCCTGCATTAAGTAATTTTCTTTatattgaaattgaataaatttaattttcctttatatcCAAATTTATTAAGTAATTTTCTTCAGTATCTTCTCTTTCTAATCAAAGACGTTCAGTTTCTTTCCACTCATTATACAATGTGTTTATATGCCAGCACACTTAAATGTATATAAAAGCAAAACTGCTTATCTTATCGACCTCATTTACTCATGTATCCCTCTATTTGTTCATAATTGTGttgaatttattcaatttaaatgtGTTTTATTCATTCGACTACGCCTAAAACAGCTGGTTCCCGTAGCAACGTTCCGGGCGTATTTTCTAGTTCATCCTAAACCAAGCATAAGTAGCTAATATTTGTCAAACTAAGCACCACCTTTAGTTTTGCAGTTCACAACCATCCTAGACTAAGCATGAACAGAAAATACAACcaacttctttttttccttttttattctttcacaACATTGGTTTCCACCATAATGTGAAGATGTGAAGGTAATAAGAGTCTCATATTGGTGAAAGGAAAAACATTGCAATGACTTATAAGAGTATctccaaaagagatgtcaaattttaaacataaaatttgaatttgacagCCTATGTGGTATTTTGAcatctttcaaaattttgctcTCCACCCGGtatatcaaattaaatattattttattacattattttcttttctttttattttattaaaatattattttctgggtTTGGAATGAAGAGCTTGGAGGAACTCGGATTCTTTCATGAATCCGCGGAGAACCCTTCCATCCCAGTCCCGCCAAAGCCCGGGAAAACCCTTCCATTGTATCAATTCTGTCACCGGTGAGCCGCGAAAACAGCGACATTGAGCTGCAATTCCAATTGCTTTGACTGCCAACGTTATTTGCCTCACTGGGTTTGCAATTGGAGTGCACAAAAACCAGATTGAAAAGGCATTTAGAGAGCTTGACAAATCCGCGAAGATGGGAAATTGGGGCGGCGGAGAGACAGGGGAAGGGGAGGGGAACCGCGTCGTATGGTAAAGACTTTGACGACAGCGACGATGAGGATCACGACGATGGAAATAAGGACGGCGATGCTGTATAGGGAGATGAGGAGGACGACGGCGGCGGAGGCGGGAAGGAGAGAATGATGTGGGAGAGAGATGGGGTCCATGCCCATGTCTCTGGCTATGGTGACAAGTCTGTAAGTGTCAGTGACAATCTCTTCGGTTGGGAGGAATGGGAGAAATGGGGTTCTCGATTTGCTGCTACTTCTGCTTCTTCCTCCGCCGCACGTTTGTTTGTGACTGCCATTGTCGTCGTCGTGATGTTGGGGAAGAAAGAGAGTTGTTGTTGATGGTTTCTCcaagagtaattttttttttccatgtttttataccatatttataTACACGTTTATGTGACATTTTATGTGAACATcatatcatttaaattaatcaaaatttaatttaaattaaaaatcatttaataaatcaataattaaaaaaaaaactaaaattaaatggtgattgtggtatacgaagAGTCTTCTCCATCATCCCAAAAACCAATTTCTTCCGAGATTCAATCTTATCCTGCCGCAACAGAGCTTATAGCTCAAGAAGAATTCAGAGGAAGTTAagcacaaatatatataatctgATCATGaaaatatttctattttttattcacATTTACAAGTTGTAGAACAATATTGATTGATCTGGTAAATCTACTGTATACAAAAAGTGTCATAAAAATTGAAGCAAAATCCAAACTTgaaaaaagtacaaaaattcTTAGAACCAGAATCTTTGTCATCTAACTGTAGAAGCAACAGTATGAGCCCACCATTTGAGATTGTCTTTCATGTCAATTTCACTGTCCGGAAACCTCCAATTCATCAATggcttctctcttcttcctgACCTCCCAAGCTTCAGAAAGGTACGGCCTTGCAGACTCATCAAAACTCTCATCTCTGCTATCATCCTTCTTTCCCAACCTTTGCAACCCAGGAATGATTGAAACCAAGTTTGAATCTTTATCTTCTTCTGAGAAAACAAAACCAAGATCCATAAACCCTTTGTATCTTCCTTTGAGAAAACAAAACTTCATCGTCGCTCATGGACCTGGTGTGCCTAGAAGGATAAGACTCCTCCTATGCcacaatcataatttaattccaatttttttttaattattggtttattaaatggtttttaatttaaattaaattatgattaatttcAATGATATGACTGTTCACATCAGATGCCACATAAGATGGtatataaatatgatataaaaatatggtaagaataacattattgtTTCTCCAAACACAAGAGAGCGTACCAGCTTTAGTGGCAGCATCTtgcctttataaaaaaattaataaaaaaatatttgatgctgctgtcaaatttgacagcaaggGAGAAAGCTGTTattccatgtcatgccacatcagaTTTGACTTCTTGATTGGAAAACATTGCAGctgtctttttttattgttatttctgatttggacattttgatatctcatttggagatggtctaagaagTTAATTGGATTACTCCGCATATGACAAGGACTTTCAAAAGGTTGGACTACTGCTTATGTTGTTTATTacttttatggtgaaacctcaacttcaTCACCTAAGGTAGTGACAAAGACTAAAGAAACTAAGAATCATAATTTTAAATTCTCAATATCGAGAGAGAAATGCAGAGGCTAATAAACTTGGTCTATCCCTTTTGTCTAACCAAATACGATAAAAGTTGTGGTTGTGGATTTGGACGCAAAATCGTGTCTCACGATAAATTGGCCTTATGAAAGCATACTTAAGAAGAAGAGCAATAATCACGACCACATTTGATGGACTAATGAGCCGATTAAGGGTCAACGAAATCTGTCTTGTCATCGTGATTCATGACTAAGCATGTCTGAAGTTGAAACAAAGCGAGTATAATGCAGGGCTCAGCTAGCTATATATGATTACAAACCGTCATGTTGATTTAACTACATATAAGTTCACATGACTTCTATTTACAGGTTTGAAGTTCAACGCTTAGTCTGTACCACATTACATCACGAGATAAAGATGTATACGGTGGGGTTTGAGTTTTCATAATTCGTAGGCAGCTATTGTGTGAATCAGCTTTGAGTTTATGTCTTTTCTCCCATCTGATATGAagttcaaatttaattaaagatcAAGTTAGTATAACTATATATGATACATACAACAAAATATCTTCATAGTTAATTAAAACTAAGCTTAGATATATGGCGCGACAAGTCAATTGTTAGAGATTATATTCAACACCAACATTGATGGAACACGCTCTGCACTCCTTAAAAGCTTTGCACTCTTCTTGGAGGACTCTGAAAAAATTGCTGTAAACTAACTGACCaacaattttttactttttattgttTCAATCCTACCCCATTCAAAAATTTAGCCTGTCTAAATTTGAAACTTGGCTCCGGCCATGCTCAAGGAGTTGCAAAAATACAAGCTACTCCACACCTACGACGTACTAAGCTAAGCTAATTATAGTACCATTTCAGTGAATGCCCCAATTTACACAAGTCCATTATATCAGACATATTAATTATTCAAGTAATGTATAAATGTCATGAAACATAAGTTTTTCTGCACTACGCGTGGTAATCACTTGTTATTTATACTGTTGATATTGCTAATTAACTTGCAATTATCAATAGTTGGTCCATATGTCGTCGatattttgttcttaagtgtagTTAACTACAACGTGAATTGATTGACAAAATATGTGTTCCATCAATGATCATAACTAACAAAACCAAACatgtataacttttttttttccaccaaaCAAAATGCAAGATACTTTCTATTTATTAAATATCTGAAGTCTTAGCCCCAATACATATATTATGATTATTGTCTTGCAGTAAAGTAAAACATACCAGATATTGACATAGTAACCTTGTTGCAAAACACACATCCTGTTAACCAAATAACATGGATATTATATGATATAATATCAAACTCTAGCATATAATTCGAGTGCATCCTCACGAATATTGGACGTGAAGTATGTAAAGTATGCACCAAAGTTGAATGGCTTGTAGAGCAAAGGATGCTCTTTGTCTATAAATTCCTGAGGCACTTCAATCACCACCTCCTCTTTTGGCAAGGAGAATAGGGCATACGAGTACCTCTCTTTGTCACCACTCATCATAACCCTGTGGGTCACTGCATGAAGCCTCCCATTGCTCCAAGCCTTAATTGCATCCCCAACAAAGACCACAACAGCTCCCTCCGGGACCATCACTTCAACCCATTTGCCTTGTTTGGTCAGAATCTGTAGGCCTTGCACACCGTTTTGGCACAGAATGGTTAGGGTGCTTTTGTCAGTGTGAGGTACAAGGCCCAGGGCAGCTGATGGCGACGCCGACAGTGATGTTGATGACGAGTTAGCATTAATGTTGATGTTGCCTGgagttggaggaggaggaggaggaggagctttGTACTTCATGATACGAAAAACACTGGTGGTATTTTGGACATGGGAGTCATAGTGGTTTCCTAAACCAAAGCTCTCTAAGATCATCTTAAGGATGATGAGATTCAAGTCCATCATCTTAGAGCACATGGATTTCATTGCCTCACTACAacacaagaaaacaaaatacatatataGTCAACGGTAAAAACAACATATATCGTTTTCTCATTCAGTGAAGTTTATAAGTGCAAAGGCGACCACTAGGAAAttataatcaatcaaggaaatAAGGGTGCCGGAAGATGTATATGACATGTGGTGCATTGTATCAGGTTAGGTTAACTTGTAAGTACAATCATACAATTGTGCATAACAATACCCATTACTTATTATCCATAACTAGCATATATATACTTGATGTACCTTGGATTTTGAATAACAATAGTCTTAAATAATCTAAATTACGAAGAAGAAAATTGATTTAGACATGGTGCAAAATAGGGAACACTACTGTAGCCATTTTGGTAAGTACAcatctgtaaaaaaaaaaatgaggagtATGCACCTACCCATTTTGGTAAGTACACAAAGACTTTTCAAAAGATAActcatcctagtactactctcacACAAACTCGCTCGTGACATGGGATTATCAAGGTCATGAATATGCCCCAACccattattattatatatggaCTGTTGTGATATGGGTGTGATATAtattgaatcaaattatatacatatttgtTGACTATTGTATATAATCCAGGAAAGTGCAACTGGCTGCTGGGGGGTTTAAATGAAGCAGTTACATATTGCAAAAGAAACTGATGATCTTTCCCCCTTTCCCTGTGCTGGAGTTCTACAAGGGCATGTGCAGGCATGATAGCCAGGACTATATAACAATCATATAAAGCTGGCACTCCTTTAATTCAATCTGTTTGGAAGGGATAAGCCTTATTAAATGAGGCATTGGCTGGTAGCGAGGCTGTTGGATAGCAGCCATTGTCATGTCAAATTTTTGGAGTTGTAATGTCATCATATATAAACTACTCTTTAATGCTTTTGCTTCGTTTGAATGTGAGCCAACTTATTAAGGAAAGATTTTCAATCATATACAGTAGTAAACCCTtaagctagcacaacaatttTCTAATGTAACCTAAACAGGTAGTGATTAAGCTTCTGTTTCGTTGCAATTAGTATTAACTTATAACTCCTCAAATGGCTATTCAAACCTTTGAAGCCATGCATATGCACGATCTATGACCTTTCACCGGTTTCAACTTTTGGCAAACGAAAGTACATACGACCTGAGAGAAAGTTGAGAGATGATAGAAAAATGGGACTAAAACTTATTCTCGCTCTCCGTTTTTCATTTTACTCTCTTTGTGTGAGTACCTTGAAACAAATAGAACACTAATTTCAAGTGCAAAACACAAATTGAGAGTGAGATTAGCAGACGTCCTggaaaacaaaagcaaactGAAAACTTGGCCTTGGATATATCTTGATGAGAGCTATGCATGCATATGTACACAAAAAAAGTCTAATGCAAGCTATGATCAAAGTCAAAGCAACATGTTTATCTATAATTGCaaagtttaattaaaaagcaagaaaaatctCACCAAAATGCAGGGTTTTCTTGAGGCCACATGAGGTTGGTGAAGGCCTGAGCTGCGTCGAGGCGGCAAGCGTCATCGATGCCGAAGCTTTCATTCAAGGGAATGACGGGGCTCTTGCCTTCGTAGCTCTGGTAAGGCTTGGGACTTGTGTGCTTCTTCTTGGTCTCTTCAGGCAGATCAAACAAAGCTTTCATTGCCGTCACCATTTCTTCACGTAAACTCATTGGGATCTCATCCTTCACTAGCAAAAGAAAGCAACCATAATCCTCACATGCCTCTCTCACTTTGTTACTCATAGCTTTCCATTCCTCACTCCCTTGCTTTACCACTAAACCATCTGAAAAATCAAGAATTGGGAGTACTTGATCATCCCTCTccatcactctctctctctctctctctctctctctctctctctaactgtCTCCCACTCTCCGAAGCCTCTCGTAGTTTTTTTATCAGAAAGGAATCACTCAATTTATAGGAAGCTAGTTCCATATACTGTAACTCCCCTTCCCCCAccaaaaaaagtacaaaaattaaACGTGTCTACACTTTTATCTGGTTATTTGCGCAGTACTACTCCATTATCTATActcttttttttgcttttttttctttttttcttgggttGAATATAGATTTTACTTATGTCACAATGGCATGTCATCACTTTTGTTATTTAGTAACTAAGAAGAGTAACGTTAGagggattgttttattttaccaCAATAAAATGTAGTTCACTTTATGTAATGTCATCTGTATATGGTAAATTCTTTGTGATAAATTTTACCCCAAGTAATTAAGAATCATCAACATATGAGAAATGTAGTACGTTGATATACTATTACAAGAATTAATGATTAGAAATTAACAGTTCAAATAATTTTCATATGGGTTATACTTTTTAGTGTTTCTATAAAAAGGACTTGTAGTTCAAAGAGTTGATGGTATTTATCCTTGTACCCGCGCGTGGTTTTTGTTCGAAACCTTCTTCTCAATagtgtttgacaaaaaatataaatctaTAAAAAGCAGTTAAAAAAGTGGACGTCAAATACGTACCTTGTTGAAATTTTAAGATGTAGAATACATACCTTGTTGAAATTCTAACCAACAAAAATGAATACATACTACTAAAAAGGTTGGTCTGTAAAATGTGAATTGTTAAAACAACCCTACAACCAATTTTGTCTAGGTTATCGAGAGTGTGA encodes the following:
- the LOC137718841 gene encoding probable 2-oxoglutarate-dependent dioxygenase AOP1 produces the protein MERDDQVLPILDFSDGLVVKQGSEEWKAMSNKVREACEDYGCFLLLVKDEIPMSLREEMVTAMKALFDLPEETKKKHTSPKPYQSYEGKSPVIPLNESFGIDDACRLDAAQAFTNLMWPQENPAFCEAMKSMCSKMMDLNLIILKMILESFGLGNHYDSHVQNTTSVFRIMKYKAPPPPPPPTPGNININANSSSTSLSASPSAALGLVPHTDKSTLTILCQNGVQGLQILTKQGKWVEVMVPEGAVVVFVGDAIKAWSNGRLHAVTHRVMMSGDKERYSYALFSLPKEEVVIEVPQEFIDKEHPLLYKPFNFGAYFTYFTSNIREDALELYARV